CTCTATTTTCGTGATACGATTCTGTCCGTCCACAAACACGACCTTGGGAACGAGCTGTTCGACCTCGGATTCATCGTACATGCCCATACTCAAAATGATGACGAGATCTCCTGGCGAGAATAAGTGGGCAGGCGGACCGTTCAGACAGATGACTCCGCTACCCGACGCTCCGGGTAACGCGTATGTTTTCCAGCGCGTGGCATTCCGCAAACTGGTTATTTGCACGATTTCATAAGGCTTGATATCTGCCGCATCCATGAGAGCAACGTCAATTGTGATACTCCCCACGTAATCCAGTTCGGCCTGCGTAACTGTCGCCCTGTGAATTTTGCCTTTGCACATGTGTCGCTGCATAAGCGGTTCACTCCTTTCCAAACCGATGACATTAGTCTATGTCCGATGGATTGTCCAGGAAACCTCCTGCGAAAGGAAAGTTAGGGGGTATGATACGCAGCGCGCAAATCGACTCCATAGGTGCGGCATAATTGGCTGAGTTCTTTTGTCAGATTCGGATCGAACGGGATACCGTTTTCCAAACGTTCTTGCTTTTTTCGGCTCTCGATCTCCCCAGGAATGAAAATTTCGGATACACCTTCTTTCGTAGGTACGCTTTTCACCTCACGAATGTAGGCATCCATATTGGCACAAAAATCGGGGAGTGGCATAAATCGTTCAATATCCACTGTCAAGAATAGATGTCCAACATTTTGTGGATCGTCCCAATTGTCATACAGGCTTTTTACATGTGGCCCTGTCGCAGCACCCGTGAGCAGCCCACACAAGATATCGATGAACATCGCCAATCCATAACCCTTTGCTCCCCCGATTGGCAAAAGTGAGCCTAGCAAGGCTTGTGTGGGATCAGTCGTTTCATTCCCATTGGGGTCGATGGCCCAATCCGCAGGAATGGATTCTCCTTTTTTAACGGCTAAGGCGATTTTTCCTCTGGCAGCGACACTTGTAGCCATATCTAGCAAAAAGGATGGTTCTTTCCCTGCCGGTATCCCCACTGCAATCGGATTCGTTCCGAAAAAAGGGCGAATCCCTCCTGTTGGCGCCATGGCTTCGGGGGCATTGGAAAGGACCAGAAGAATCCTCCCTTCTGTTATCGCTCGTTCTGCATAGTACGAACAGGAGCCAAAGTGGTTGGAATGACGAACACCTACTGCCCCGATTCCCATCTGCTGCGACAACTTGATCGCTTCCTCCAATGCCGCAACCCCGACGACCGCACCCAGTTGGTTTTTGCCGTCTACCAGTGCTGTTGCTCCTTCCTGTTTCCATACCACTGGTTCATCATTCAATTCAATCAAGCCTGCTTCGATTCGTTGGATATAGATCGGCAGCCTCGCTAAACCATGGGATTCGATGCCGCGCAAATCAGCATGGACGAGAGATTCTGCGACAAGCCTTGCGTGCTTATGTTTGGCACCTGCCTGAACAAGCACTTCTGTTACGACTTGCTCCAAACGCTTCCAATGAAAGAGTGCAGGGTGCATCTTCTCTTTTTCCCCTCCTTCACCGTTGTTCTGTACTTCGCCTGCTTCCTGATCTGAATA
This genomic stretch from Brevibacillus brevis harbors:
- the panD gene encoding aspartate 1-decarboxylase, which encodes MQRHMCKGKIHRATVTQAELDYVGSITIDVALMDAADIKPYEIVQITSLRNATRWKTYALPGASGSGVICLNGPPAHLFSPGDLVIILSMGMYDESEVEQLVPKVVFVDGQNRITKIEEHHLIKNGETLP
- a CDS encoding Ldh family oxidoreductase; this translates as MHPALFHWKRLEQVVTEVLVQAGAKHKHARLVAESLVHADLRGIESHGLARLPIYIQRIEAGLIELNDEPVVWKQEGATALVDGKNQLGAVVGVAALEEAIKLSQQMGIGAVGVRHSNHFGSCSYYAERAITEGRILLVLSNAPEAMAPTGGIRPFFGTNPIAVGIPAGKEPSFLLDMATSVAARGKIALAVKKGESIPADWAIDPNGNETTDPTQALLGSLLPIGGAKGYGLAMFIDILCGLLTGAATGPHVKSLYDNWDDPQNVGHLFLTVDIERFMPLPDFCANMDAYIREVKSVPTKEGVSEIFIPGEIESRKKQERLENGIPFDPNLTKELSQLCRTYGVDLRAAYHTP